A stretch of Roseibium porphyridii DNA encodes these proteins:
- a CDS encoding trimethylamine methyltransferase family protein: MSDAAPSGRRGRNARRERRQAGPGAMAVPFISRNIPNYEVLTDEGAARIEANTDRILAEIGLEFREDPEVLEIWKSAGAEIDGERVRFPKDMLREILKSAPSQFTQHARNPARNVEIGGNNLVFAPVYGPPFVTDLDQGRRYGTIEDFRNFVKLAYMSPWLHHSGGTVCEPVDLPVNKRHFDMVYSHIKYSDKPFMGSVTAPERAVDSVKMAQIAFGEDFVDQNCVMIQLINANSPLVFDATMLGALKVYARHNQACIVSPFILAGAMSPVTVAGTLSQVLAEAMAGCALTQLVRPGAPVVFGAFVSSISMQSGAPTFGSPEGSLLLNGAAKLARRLNLPFRSGGSFTASKSPDAQSAQESAQTILATVQSGVNFALHSAGWLEGGLCSSYEKFVMDADQLGMMHVLAKGIDISEESLAMDALEEVGPGGHFLGASHTQRNFESAFYRSTIADNNSYEQWLADGELDAAMRANSRWKEQLRCYSGPDIDPGIDEALLEFMAKRKASFPDSNV; encoded by the coding sequence ATGTCTGACGCCGCCCCATCTGGCCGACGCGGTAGAAACGCCCGTAGAGAAAGGCGCCAAGCCGGCCCCGGCGCAATGGCTGTTCCATTTATCTCACGAAATATTCCCAACTATGAAGTCTTGACCGATGAAGGGGCCGCTCGGATCGAGGCAAATACAGACAGGATTCTTGCCGAGATCGGACTGGAGTTCCGAGAGGACCCCGAAGTTCTCGAAATCTGGAAGTCCGCCGGTGCTGAGATCGATGGCGAACGCGTTCGTTTTCCGAAAGATATGCTCCGAGAAATCCTTAAATCGGCACCATCGCAGTTCACCCAGCATGCGCGTAATCCTGCTCGTAACGTCGAAATTGGAGGCAATAACCTTGTTTTCGCGCCGGTTTACGGACCCCCATTCGTAACAGATCTGGACCAAGGCCGCCGCTACGGCACCATTGAAGACTTCAGGAATTTCGTAAAGCTCGCCTACATGTCACCCTGGCTGCATCATTCCGGAGGCACGGTCTGCGAGCCTGTGGATTTGCCGGTCAACAAACGCCACTTCGATATGGTCTATTCACATATCAAGTATTCCGACAAACCCTTCATGGGCTCTGTGACAGCTCCTGAACGCGCGGTAGACTCGGTAAAAATGGCGCAAATCGCATTCGGCGAAGATTTCGTCGACCAGAATTGTGTCATGATCCAGCTTATCAATGCCAACTCCCCGCTGGTCTTCGATGCCACAATGCTTGGGGCCCTAAAGGTTTATGCCCGGCACAATCAGGCATGCATCGTCTCACCGTTCATTCTTGCTGGTGCCATGAGTCCGGTTACTGTCGCCGGCACTCTTTCCCAGGTATTGGCCGAAGCGATGGCCGGCTGTGCTTTGACACAACTTGTGCGGCCTGGTGCTCCAGTTGTCTTCGGAGCCTTTGTCAGTTCCATATCCATGCAGTCCGGAGCACCCACTTTCGGAAGCCCGGAGGGATCATTGCTTCTAAACGGGGCCGCAAAACTGGCCAGAAGGCTTAACCTTCCCTTCCGTTCCGGCGGATCATTTACCGCGTCAAAAAGCCCTGATGCACAGTCAGCGCAAGAATCTGCCCAAACGATTCTTGCGACGGTTCAATCAGGTGTGAACTTCGCGCTCCATTCCGCAGGTTGGCTTGAAGGCGGTCTTTGCTCTTCCTACGAGAAGTTTGTCATGGATGCAGATCAACTTGGCATGATGCACGTGCTTGCAAAGGGCATCGATATCTCCGAAGAAAGCCTGGCAATGGACGCCCTGGAAGAAGTTGGACCGGGAGGACATTTTCTCGGAGCCTCACACACCCAGCGAAATTTCGAAAGTGCCTTTTATCGCTCCACGATCGCCGACAACAACTCCTATGAGCAGTGGCTTGCAGACGGTGAACTGGATGCTGCAATGCGCGCGAATTCACGATGGAAGGAACAGTTGAGGTGCTATTCAGGACCGGACATTGACCCTGGGATCGACGAGGCCTTGCTGGAATTTATGGCAAAACGCAAAGCATCTTTTCCAGACAGCAACGTTTGA
- a CDS encoding ferredoxin reductase family protein: MSSSDPIAIFSQYIGSVALILFGTNQFIATRLPGLEFVFGPLDRIYVLHKWLGITAMVCLGLHDIIDAEINGLRGGPLSGIAEDIGEVGLYGLLILTIASVITFIPYHLWKWSHRLIGIFFILGTFHFFFIEKPFSNLEPLGLYVSSFCLLGIFSYVWLALLRPLSPRGHLYQVASIKHLTGLTEVVLHPQGQGLKHESGQFVFLSLNAAGLSEEHPFTLSAAPTQDRALRFSIKELGGYTRRLRAELKVGTSAKVLGPYGRFTFPKGADPQVWIGAGIGVTPFLAFAESLKSRESGPVKLYYCVRERGEIPYAQELEQIAKKTENLELSVINSNQGSRLTVDRIVDDLGGRLLEAHVFFCGPVEMRKSLKKELVLEGLPHGRFHFEEFQMRSGVGLNRLALWLWNRGTQEIEKRKVITASPTE, from the coding sequence ATGTCATCAAGCGATCCGATCGCGATTTTTAGTCAATACATCGGATCCGTTGCTCTCATTTTGTTTGGAACAAACCAGTTCATTGCCACCCGGTTGCCTGGGCTGGAATTCGTTTTCGGACCGCTTGATAGAATTTATGTGCTGCACAAGTGGTTGGGCATCACAGCGATGGTGTGCCTCGGCCTGCACGATATCATCGACGCAGAAATCAATGGTCTGCGGGGAGGGCCTTTGTCAGGGATTGCCGAAGATATCGGAGAGGTCGGACTCTATGGCTTGCTCATTTTGACGATTGCTTCGGTGATCACCTTCATTCCTTATCATCTTTGGAAATGGAGCCACAGACTGATCGGGATTTTCTTCATTCTCGGGACATTTCATTTTTTCTTTATTGAAAAGCCTTTTTCAAATCTGGAGCCACTTGGTCTCTATGTTTCCAGTTTTTGCTTGCTCGGCATCTTTAGTTACGTCTGGTTGGCGCTTCTCCGCCCTTTGTCACCGCGTGGCCATCTTTATCAAGTCGCATCCATCAAGCACCTCACGGGTTTGACAGAAGTTGTCCTTCACCCACAAGGACAAGGACTGAAGCATGAGTCCGGCCAGTTTGTGTTTCTTTCATTGAACGCAGCCGGTCTTTCCGAAGAGCATCCCTTCACATTGAGTGCCGCTCCGACCCAAGATCGAGCATTGCGGTTTTCAATCAAGGAACTTGGGGGCTACACGCGGCGCCTTCGTGCAGAACTAAAAGTTGGAACGTCTGCCAAGGTTTTGGGTCCTTACGGCCGTTTTACCTTTCCAAAAGGGGCGGACCCCCAAGTTTGGATCGGAGCGGGCATTGGTGTCACACCCTTTCTTGCATTCGCCGAAAGCCTGAAATCACGAGAGAGCGGTCCCGTGAAACTCTACTACTGTGTGCGTGAACGAGGCGAAATTCCCTACGCGCAAGAGTTGGAGCAAATTGCGAAGAAGACTGAAAACTTGGAACTCTCTGTAATCAACTCAAACCAAGGATCTCGCCTGACTGTGGATCGTATTGTTGACGATCTCGGTGGACGGCTTTTGGAAGCGCACGTTTTCTTCTGCGGGCCCGTTGAAATGCGCAAAAGCTTGAAGAAAGAGCTGGTTTTGGAAGGACTGCCTCACGGCAGATTTCACTTCGAAGAATTTCAGATGAGGTCGGGTGTCGGCTTGAACCGATTAGCGCTTTGGCTCTGG
- the bmt gene encoding betaine--homocysteine S-methyltransferase: MSKLESLLSRRGALLADGAFGTNLFDMGLVSGDAPELWNTDEPEKIKALHRSFVQAGADIILTNTFGCNRHRLKLHAAEERVNELNSLGVQLAREVCEETDREILIAGSIGPTGELFQPLGALSYQEGVEAFREQIEGLRDGGADILWAETMSAVEEMKAVAEAASEFDLPLVITASFDTAGKTMMGLAPANLGELQNQFACTPAAIGSNCGVGASDLLAAILEITDAYPDAIVVAKANCGIPQIQGDEVVYTGTPELMAKYAHMAMDVGARIIGGCCGTSPSHLAAMRRALDDHKPGPRPTLETMISEIGPLVSPPNKKADAARAESEAAGVGRRRGRRRS, encoded by the coding sequence ATGTCCAAGCTGGAAAGCCTTTTGTCCCGACGCGGTGCCCTTCTTGCGGACGGCGCTTTCGGTACCAATCTGTTTGACATGGGGCTCGTCTCAGGTGATGCGCCAGAACTCTGGAACACGGACGAGCCGGAAAAAATCAAGGCCCTGCACAGGTCCTTCGTTCAAGCTGGCGCTGATATCATTCTGACGAACACATTTGGATGCAACCGCCATCGTCTCAAACTGCATGCGGCTGAGGAGCGGGTGAACGAACTCAATAGCCTTGGTGTGCAGTTGGCACGTGAAGTTTGCGAAGAGACCGATCGCGAAATTCTCATCGCGGGTTCCATTGGTCCCACTGGAGAACTGTTTCAACCGCTCGGCGCTCTGAGCTACCAGGAAGGGGTTGAGGCATTCAGGGAACAGATCGAAGGTCTGAGGGACGGGGGCGCAGATATTCTCTGGGCCGAAACAATGTCAGCCGTCGAGGAGATGAAAGCGGTTGCTGAGGCTGCAAGTGAATTCGATCTGCCGCTTGTGATAACGGCAAGTTTTGACACAGCTGGCAAGACTATGATGGGTCTTGCTCCTGCAAACCTTGGTGAATTGCAAAATCAATTTGCGTGTACACCGGCCGCGATTGGTTCCAACTGTGGTGTCGGAGCGTCGGACCTTTTGGCGGCCATCTTGGAAATTACAGATGCGTATCCTGACGCGATTGTTGTCGCCAAAGCCAATTGCGGTATCCCGCAGATCCAAGGTGACGAAGTCGTCTACACGGGTACACCCGAACTGATGGCGAAATATGCCCATATGGCAATGGATGTCGGAGCGCGAATTATTGGTGGTTGTTGCGGAACGTCTCCAAGTCATCTCGCCGCCATGAGAAGAGCTTTGGACGATCATAAACCCGGGCCACGACCGACGCTTGAAACGATGATTTCCGAGATCGGTCCACTGGTTTCCCCGCCGAACAAGAAAGCAGATGCAGCACGGGCAGAAAGTGAAGCTGCTGGTGTCGGTCGCCGTAGAGGGCGCCGCCGCAGCTGA